A single genomic interval of Methylophilales bacterium MBRSF5 harbors:
- a CDS encoding ferrochelatase, with product MAYYNKEPKYTHGDEPKVGIILANLGTPEKPTSGALRKYLQQFLMDRRVVEIPRFIWCWILHFIILVFRPKASAAKYKSIWTKQGSPLYVNLKKQKEAFNKLIQKNIKQPIEIEIGMSYGQPSIANAIDKLKEKNCNKILFFPLYPQYASSSSGAAMDGLFKKLIKTRNIPEIRVIRNYHDHPAYIDALKHFITKFWQQKSKPNKLIMSFHGVPKKSLLQGDPYHCECYKTARLLTTALKLKEQEYQVTFQSRFGKAEWLKPYFSEVIKDLGSEKDIRVDVLCPGFSSDCLETLEEINMEGREIFSEHGGDPKKYRYIPALNDSEEWINAMFEIAKSHLQGWIDHKYSVSKISKASKETKTAFEKVKKLP from the coding sequence ATGGCCTATTACAATAAGGAACCTAAATACACTCACGGAGACGAGCCCAAAGTTGGAATCATCTTAGCCAATCTCGGGACACCAGAAAAACCAACCTCCGGAGCATTACGTAAATATCTTCAACAATTTCTTATGGACAGAAGGGTTGTAGAGATTCCTCGGTTTATTTGGTGTTGGATTCTTCATTTTATCATCTTGGTTTTTCGTCCGAAAGCAAGTGCAGCAAAATATAAATCGATATGGACCAAACAAGGATCTCCCCTTTATGTCAATTTAAAAAAACAAAAGGAAGCCTTTAATAAACTTATTCAAAAAAATATTAAACAGCCAATTGAAATTGAAATCGGTATGAGTTATGGGCAACCTTCAATCGCAAATGCTATTGATAAACTTAAAGAAAAAAATTGTAATAAGATTCTTTTTTTTCCTCTTTATCCGCAATATGCTTCATCCTCATCTGGAGCTGCCATGGATGGACTATTCAAAAAGTTAATAAAAACACGAAATATTCCAGAAATAAGGGTAATTCGTAACTACCATGACCATCCCGCTTATATCGATGCGCTTAAACATTTCATTACTAAGTTTTGGCAGCAAAAATCAAAACCAAATAAGCTTATTATGAGTTTTCATGGGGTTCCAAAGAAATCACTTCTACAAGGTGATCCTTATCACTGTGAATGTTATAAAACCGCAAGATTGTTGACTACAGCACTCAAATTAAAAGAGCAAGAATATCAAGTAACTTTCCAATCCCGGTTTGGCAAAGCAGAATGGCTCAAACCATACTTTTCAGAAGTCATAAAAGATTTGGGAAGTGAAAAAGATATTCGTGTAGATGTATTATGTCCAGGCTTCTCTAGTGATTGCCTTGAAACTCTTGAAGAAATTAATATGGAAGGCAGAGAGATATTCTCAGAACATGGCGGAGATCCAAAAAAATACAGATACATACCAGCATTGAATGATTCCGAAGAGTGGATTAATGCCATGTTTGAAATCGCAAAATCTCATCTTCAGGGATGGATTGATCACAAATATTCAGTATCTAAAATCAGCAAAGCATCTAAAGAAACAAAAACAGCTTTTGAAAAGGTTAAAAAACTACCATGA
- a CDS encoding ADP-L-glycero-D-manno-heptose-6-epimerase: protein MIIITGAAGMIGSVAAWHLNNILGENDLILCDDLAHDNQEKNFSKRKYLDFVKKDQLLTSLRQMDAKKIDAIIHMGAISATTEKVFSKLIKDNIRFSKKLWSYCTEKKIPFIYASSAATYGDGSQGYDDDLNSGLKPLNAYGYSKYFFDRWALGMAENNLCPPYWAGCKFFNVYGPNEYHKGRMASVVYHAFNQISNEGLIKLFKSNNPQYEDGGQLRDFIYVKDAVSAMIHLLNTKKISGLFNIGTGKAQTFYELAQSLIKNHQSSIEQIKFIDMPSDLDGKYQYFTEAKIDKLIETGYDLNFNDLNSGVTDYYQNYLSQKDQYL, encoded by the coding sequence ATGATTATCATCACTGGCGCTGCAGGGATGATTGGAAGTGTTGCTGCATGGCATCTTAATAACATCTTAGGTGAAAATGATCTTATTCTTTGCGATGATCTTGCCCACGATAATCAAGAAAAGAATTTTAGTAAGAGAAAGTACCTGGATTTTGTCAAAAAAGATCAATTATTAACATCATTAAGACAAATGGATGCAAAAAAAATTGATGCCATTATTCACATGGGTGCAATCAGCGCCACCACTGAAAAAGTTTTTTCTAAGCTCATTAAAGATAATATTCGTTTTTCAAAAAAATTATGGTCATACTGTACGGAAAAAAAAATACCCTTTATCTATGCCAGTTCAGCGGCAACATACGGAGATGGTTCACAAGGATATGATGATGATTTAAATTCGGGCTTAAAGCCATTAAATGCCTACGGATACTCCAAATATTTTTTTGATCGCTGGGCCTTGGGTATGGCAGAAAATAATCTATGTCCACCTTACTGGGCTGGCTGTAAATTTTTTAATGTATATGGTCCAAATGAATATCATAAAGGTCGTATGGCGAGCGTTGTTTATCATGCGTTCAATCAAATTAGTAATGAGGGATTAATTAAGCTTTTTAAAAGCAATAATCCACAATATGAAGATGGTGGTCAGTTAAGAGATTTTATTTATGTCAAAGATGCTGTCTCAGCCATGATCCATTTACTTAATACAAAAAAAATAAGCGGGTTATTTAATATAGGCACAGGCAAAGCTCAAACTTTTTATGAATTAGCTCAATCTCTCATAAAAAATCATCAATCTTCAATCGAACAAATTAAATTCATTGATATGCCTTCTGATCTGGATGGAAAATACCAGTATTTTACTGAAGCAAAAATTGATAAGCTTATTGAAACCGGATACGATTTAAATTTTAATGATCTTAACTCTGGAGTAACAGATTATTACCAAAATTATTTATCACAAAAAGATCAATATCTATGA
- a CDS encoding glycosyltransferase, with the protein MPTKQVTIIVPNYKTYQLTKVCLRLLRKNTDLNHADVIVVDNNSNDESSKYLKSLKWIKFIHRDGIPNEGGPMSHARALDLALKKIKSPYVIVIHTDTLMIHPNWLNILMQPFDDPTVAGVGSWKLEHKNIFQRLGKHIEYLFKKLQKNKTNNQRFNKDYHYLRSHCAIYKTDLIKKVNSSFSDQNESAGKVLHKKLIHAGYKMIFLESNFLNKYVNHINHATQAINDEFEIRSANKVIKDYFGYMNRNEIKEILKDDTLDN; encoded by the coding sequence ATGCCTACTAAACAAGTAACAATAATCGTTCCAAACTACAAAACATACCAATTAACAAAAGTTTGTCTCAGGTTGCTTAGAAAAAATACAGATTTAAATCATGCAGATGTTATTGTAGTTGATAACAACTCAAATGATGAATCTTCAAAATATCTTAAAAGTTTAAAATGGATAAAATTTATTCATAGGGATGGGATTCCAAACGAGGGGGGACCAATGTCCCATGCCAGAGCACTAGATTTGGCATTAAAAAAAATAAAAAGCCCTTATGTCATCGTAATTCATACGGATACCCTTATGATCCATCCAAACTGGCTTAATATTTTGATGCAGCCTTTTGATGATCCTACTGTTGCTGGTGTTGGATCTTGGAAGCTTGAACACAAAAATATTTTTCAAAGGTTAGGTAAGCATATCGAATACCTATTCAAAAAATTACAAAAAAATAAGACTAATAATCAACGCTTTAATAAAGACTATCATTATCTCAGGAGCCATTGTGCGATTTACAAAACAGACCTTATTAAAAAAGTTAACTCATCTTTTTCAGATCAGAATGAAAGTGCGGGTAAGGTTCTTCATAAAAAACTAATCCATGCTGGATATAAAATGATTTTTTTGGAATCTAATTTTTTAAATAAATATGTAAATCATATCAATCACGCTACCCAGGCAATTAATGATGAGTTTGAAATTCGTTCTGCTAACAAAGTGATCAAAGATTATTTCGGCTACATGAATAGAAATGAAATTAAAGAAATTTTAAAAGATGATACCCTAGATAATTAG
- a CDS encoding keto-deoxy-phosphogluconate aldolase (catalyzes the formation of pyruvate and glyoxylate from 4-hydroxy-2-oxoglutarate; or pyruvate and D-glyceraldehyde 3-phosphate from 2-dehydro-3-deoxy-D-glyconate 6-phosphate), protein MNTKDLSSYGPVIPVIVINKIDDALPIAEALLEGGIRVLEVTMRSECALDAIELISSKLPEAITGAGTLRTKSDAVQAKNAGSKFAVSPGFTTELSDECKRIDLPLLPGVSTGSEVMMAADQGYDFLKLFPAVAVGGINLLKGFAGPFSNIQFCPTGGVKVETASEFLRLPNVPVCGGTWLTPNDLVNNKDWAGITKLAAEASSIKV, encoded by the coding sequence ATGAATACAAAAGATTTATCTAGTTACGGTCCCGTTATACCAGTTATTGTGATTAACAAAATTGACGATGCATTACCTATTGCAGAAGCACTTTTAGAAGGCGGGATTAGGGTTCTTGAAGTAACTATGCGTTCAGAATGTGCCCTTGATGCAATAGAATTAATCTCAAGCAAACTGCCAGAGGCAATTACTGGAGCCGGAACTCTAAGGACAAAGTCTGACGCTGTTCAAGCGAAAAATGCCGGATCAAAATTTGCAGTCAGTCCAGGATTTACTACAGAATTATCAGATGAATGTAAAAGAATTGACCTTCCTTTACTTCCAGGCGTATCCACTGGGAGTGAAGTTATGATGGCTGCAGACCAAGGTTATGATTTCTTAAAACTTTTTCCTGCCGTAGCTGTTGGCGGTATAAACTTATTGAAAGGATTTGCAGGTCCTTTCTCAAATATTCAATTTTGCCCAACAGGTGGAGTAAAAGTAGAAACAGCATCCGAGTTTTTAAGATTACCTAATGTACCAGTCTGTGGTGGAACTTGGTTAACACCCAATGACTTAGTTAACAATAAAGATTGGGCAGGAATTACCAAGCTTGCTGCCGAGGCTTCATCTATAAAAGTGTAA
- a CDS encoding phosphogluconate dehydratase: MKNLILELAEKIKEKSRPTRSAYLKRLKTMKNRDRGSDRLGCANVAHAFASLSPDKRLTIVQEKKPNLAVVTAYNDMLSAHKPYEDYPELIRSVASENGSTVQVAAGVPAMCDGVTQGEPGMELSLFSRDTIAMSTSVGLSHDVFDGSLLLGICDKIVPGLLIGALHFGHLPAIFIPAGPMSTGIDNTSKSKVREQYALGKVGRKELLDSESKAYHGEGTCTFYGTANSNQMLLEAMGLHVPGAAFIHPRDDARNELTSEAVRMLIKNVNDTKTSFALGEMVDEKVIINAMAALLATGGSTNHLIHWVAIARAAGIVIDWTDFHELAKAVPLLASVYPNGVADVNQFQEAGGPSFVIRELLENGCMFNDVLSVAGPGMEKYGQKLSVTGKTLSWTDFPKSSGDVTIVRTHEKPFSDTGGLKLLKGNVGRSVMKTSAIPEDKYIIEGPAMIFDSQEELLEAFDEGNLEKDFIAVVRFQGPKANGMPELHKLTPPLSVLQNKGFKVAIVTDGRMSGASGKVPAAIHMSPEAALGGAIAKIREGDMLRINATVGSLNVLVDEDTWFERKVETLPETKKQNNSHGMGRELFGALRKNVLTAEEGAVTWV; encoded by the coding sequence ATGAAAAATTTAATACTTGAATTAGCTGAAAAAATTAAAGAGAAAAGCAGGCCGACGAGATCGGCTTACCTTAAAAGATTAAAAACAATGAAAAATAGAGATCGGGGTTCTGATCGTCTCGGTTGTGCAAATGTGGCCCATGCATTTGCATCATTATCACCCGATAAGAGACTAACTATAGTTCAAGAAAAGAAGCCTAATTTAGCAGTTGTTACTGCCTACAACGATATGCTATCAGCCCATAAACCTTACGAGGATTACCCTGAGCTAATCAGATCAGTTGCCAGCGAAAATGGTTCTACTGTGCAAGTTGCAGCTGGTGTTCCAGCTATGTGTGATGGTGTGACCCAGGGCGAACCTGGAATGGAATTAAGTTTATTTTCAAGAGACACAATTGCCATGAGTACTTCAGTTGGTTTGTCGCATGATGTTTTTGACGGATCATTATTGCTAGGCATTTGTGACAAAATTGTTCCTGGACTACTCATAGGAGCTTTACATTTTGGACACTTGCCAGCCATATTTATTCCAGCTGGCCCTATGTCAACTGGTATAGATAACACATCAAAATCTAAGGTTCGCGAGCAATACGCTCTTGGTAAGGTTGGTAGAAAAGAGTTGTTGGATTCTGAATCAAAAGCATATCACGGAGAGGGTACATGCACATTTTATGGAACAGCAAATAGTAATCAAATGTTGTTAGAGGCGATGGGTCTTCATGTTCCTGGAGCAGCATTTATTCATCCAAGAGACGATGCACGAAATGAGTTAACTTCTGAAGCAGTCCGGATGTTAATAAAAAATGTTAACGACACTAAAACATCATTTGCATTAGGCGAAATGGTTGACGAGAAAGTGATTATTAACGCAATGGCTGCTTTATTGGCGACTGGTGGATCAACAAATCATTTAATTCATTGGGTTGCAATTGCGAGAGCTGCTGGAATAGTGATTGATTGGACTGATTTTCATGAGCTTGCGAAAGCTGTGCCTTTATTAGCCAGTGTCTACCCAAATGGTGTAGCCGATGTTAATCAGTTTCAAGAAGCAGGCGGCCCAAGTTTTGTTATCAGAGAATTATTAGAAAATGGCTGCATGTTTAATGACGTTTTATCTGTTGCTGGACCTGGTATGGAAAAATACGGACAAAAATTATCTGTAACCGGAAAGACTCTATCATGGACTGATTTCCCCAAGTCATCTGGTGATGTCACTATCGTGAGAACACATGAAAAACCATTCTCAGATACTGGTGGTTTAAAACTTTTAAAAGGTAATGTCGGTCGGTCTGTTATGAAGACATCTGCGATCCCAGAAGACAAATATATAATTGAGGGACCAGCGATGATCTTTGATTCTCAGGAGGAATTACTTGAGGCATTTGATGAAGGAAACCTGGAAAAAGATTTTATTGCAGTTGTTCGTTTTCAAGGGCCCAAAGCAAATGGGATGCCTGAGCTGCATAAATTGACGCCACCATTATCTGTTTTGCAAAATAAAGGATTTAAGGTTGCTATTGTGACTGATGGCAGAATGAGTGGTGCCTCAGGGAAAGTTCCAGCAGCAATTCATATGAGTCCAGAGGCTGCACTAGGTGGAGCTATTGCCAAAATTCGAGAGGGCGATATGTTAAGAATTAATGCCACCGTTGGCTCATTAAATGTTTTAGTGGATGAAGATACATGGTTTGAAAGAAAGGTGGAAACACTTCCTGAAACCAAAAAACAAAATAATAGCCACGGCATGGGTCGAGAGCTTTTTGGAGCTTTAAGAAAAAATGTGTTAACCGCCGAAGAAGGTGCAGTCACTTGGGTTTAA
- a CDS encoding carbamoyltransferase, protein MKILGISGVLGHDASAALIIDGKIVAAAEEERFIRDKHAKNLFPVEAAKYCLNEGRLNPEDVDIVTFPYAKIPFFSKARLHYAKRYWYAPDRALDAIFNGNRRFRRNLNKTKDLMTSLNINKAEIIPVEHHLSHASSAYHLSGFKEKTAIVGIDGKGEYATTFFGYGENGKIHKIKEFYDPESLGGLYGAITEFLGFDMLDGEFKVMGMAPYGDPSLYDFSNLVSFKNGQLKVNTDLVNVIGLRRYKENGKGYYFSPKFVDMYGKKRSGDEIDLPYIHYAASIQNKLEEIALQMIDYYLGDIIRETGKICMAGGVALNVKLNQKIIDLPYVKELFVQPASGDSGTSLGAATYVSSIHDNKTNSIKKMEHVYLGPSYSSKECLDACKNHSSKPKFTKISDPAKVGAEILAAGNPLAWFQGRMEFGPRALGCRSILGDPTTPKISDKINKQIKYRERWRPFCPSILEEYAESIIGSKHPSPFMTFTFNVQPEWIKKIPEVVHEDKTIRVQVVNEKTNKVYYQLLKNFMTLKGVPVVLNTSLNRRGEPMVCSPEDALNMFFGCDLEFMIMENILVTK, encoded by the coding sequence ATGAAAATTTTAGGTATATCAGGCGTCCTTGGACATGACGCTTCAGCTGCATTGATTATAGATGGAAAAATTGTAGCGGCTGCTGAAGAAGAGAGGTTTATTCGGGACAAGCATGCTAAAAATTTATTCCCTGTTGAAGCAGCCAAATATTGTTTAAATGAAGGTAGATTGAATCCTGAAGATGTCGATATTGTGACATTCCCCTATGCAAAAATTCCTTTTTTCAGCAAAGCTCGTTTGCATTATGCAAAAAGATATTGGTATGCACCTGACAGAGCTCTGGATGCTATTTTCAATGGAAATCGCAGATTCAGAAGGAACTTAAACAAAACAAAAGATTTAATGACTTCATTAAATATTAATAAAGCAGAAATAATACCTGTGGAGCACCATTTATCCCATGCATCAAGCGCATATCATTTGTCAGGGTTTAAAGAAAAAACTGCCATCGTGGGTATTGACGGAAAAGGGGAGTATGCAACAACTTTTTTTGGATATGGAGAAAATGGAAAAATACATAAAATAAAAGAATTTTATGACCCTGAATCTCTTGGCGGTCTTTATGGAGCCATTACTGAATTTTTAGGTTTTGATATGCTTGATGGTGAGTTCAAAGTTATGGGCATGGCTCCATATGGAGACCCGTCATTGTATGATTTTTCAAATCTAGTTTCTTTTAAAAATGGACAATTAAAAGTTAATACGGATTTAGTTAACGTAATAGGTTTGAGAAGATATAAAGAAAATGGAAAAGGGTATTATTTTTCACCAAAGTTTGTGGATATGTATGGCAAAAAAAGAAGTGGTGATGAAATTGATTTACCTTATATTCATTATGCAGCATCCATTCAAAATAAACTTGAAGAAATCGCTCTTCAAATGATCGACTATTATCTTGGAGATATCATAAGGGAAACTGGAAAGATATGCATGGCTGGCGGCGTCGCACTAAATGTAAAGCTTAACCAAAAAATTATTGATCTGCCATACGTCAAGGAATTATTTGTGCAACCTGCTTCAGGAGATTCTGGAACTTCACTTGGAGCCGCCACATATGTTTCATCAATTCATGATAATAAAACCAATTCCATTAAAAAAATGGAGCATGTTTACTTGGGCCCTAGTTATTCATCAAAAGAATGCCTTGATGCTTGTAAAAATCATAGCTCTAAACCAAAATTTACTAAAATTAGCGATCCGGCAAAAGTTGGTGCAGAAATTTTAGCTGCTGGGAATCCCTTAGCATGGTTTCAAGGTCGTATGGAGTTTGGACCAAGAGCACTTGGATGTCGAAGTATCCTGGGCGATCCAACAACACCTAAGATATCGGATAAAATCAACAAGCAAATAAAATATAGAGAGCGTTGGAGACCTTTTTGTCCAAGCATTTTAGAAGAATATGCTGAATCTATTATTGGATCCAAGCATCCTTCACCATTTATGACATTCACATTCAACGTACAGCCGGAGTGGATAAAAAAAATACCTGAGGTAGTGCATGAGGATAAAACAATCAGAGTTCAGGTTGTGAATGAAAAAACAAATAAAGTATACTATCAGCTTCTAAAAAACTTTATGACGCTTAAGGGCGTCCCGGTTGTCTTAAATACATCATTAAATAGAAGAGGTGAGCCAATGGTTTGTTCACCTGAAGATGCCTTAAATATGTTTTTTGGATGCGACTTAGAATTTATGATCATGGAAAATATACTAGTAACAAAATAA
- a CDS encoding molecular chaperone GrpE, giving the protein MADEKKEKNLTEELDQNKDQDLSKENANEENQEIDGQSDDLLEQIEDLKNQVLYAKAEAENIRRRSYEEADKTRKFAIEGFSKELLSVKDSLEASLGPDNVHNKTLIDGVELTLKQLNAVFEKFNIAEINPTGEKFDPNEHQAMSMVESKEQESNTVLSVLQKGYKLNDRVIRPAMVSVVKNND; this is encoded by the coding sequence ATGGCAGACGAAAAAAAAGAAAAAAATCTCACTGAAGAACTTGATCAAAATAAAGACCAAGATTTATCAAAAGAGAATGCTAATGAGGAAAATCAAGAGATTGATGGTCAATCTGATGATTTATTAGAGCAAATTGAGGACCTGAAGAATCAAGTTTTATATGCGAAAGCTGAAGCAGAAAATATTCGAAGAAGAAGCTATGAAGAGGCTGATAAAACGAGAAAATTTGCAATCGAAGGTTTTAGTAAAGAATTATTATCAGTAAAAGATAGTTTAGAGGCTTCACTAGGACCTGATAATGTGCACAACAAGACCTTAATCGATGGTGTTGAACTAACACTAAAACAGCTCAATGCTGTTTTTGAGAAATTTAATATTGCTGAAATCAATCCGACAGGTGAAAAATTTGATCCAAATGAACATCAAGCAATGTCAATGGTTGAATCAAAAGAGCAAGAATCTAATACGGTATTAAGCGTTTTACAAAAGGGTTATAAGCTTAATGACAGAGTAATAAGACCAGCAATGGTCTCAGTAGTTAAAAATAATGATTAA
- the dnaK gene encoding molecular chaperone DnaK (heat shock protein 70; assists in folding of nascent polypeptide chains; refolding of misfolded proteins; utilizes ATPase activity to help fold; co-chaperones are DnaJ and GrpE; multiple copies in some bacteria): MAKIIGIDLGTTNSCVSVMESGKPKVIENSEGNRTTPSIIAYQDGGEILTGAPAKRQAVTNPKNTLYAVKRLIGRRFEEDEVQKDIKLMPYTIAKADNGDAWVEVNGEKVAPPQVSAEVLKKMKTTAEEYLGEEVTEAVITVPAYFNDSQRQATKDAGRIAGLEVKRIINEPTAAALAFGLDKQEGDRKIAVYDLGGGTFDVSIIEISSVDGEHQFEVLSTNGDTFLGGEDFDNRIIDFLAEEFKKENGVDLTHDMLAKQRLKEAAEKAKIELSSSSQTEVNLPYITADASGPKHLVVKLTRSKFESLVEDLIERTAAPCEQAMQDAGLSSSDISDVILVGGQTRMPKVQEKVKSIFNVDPRKDVNPDEAVAVGAAVQGGVLQGDVKDVLLLDVTPLSLGIETLGGVCTKLIKKNTTIPTKASQVFSTAEDNQSAVTIHVLQGEREMASGNKSLGQFNLTDIPPAARGTPQIEVTFDIDANGILNVSAKDKATGKENKITIKANSGLSEEEIKKMEEDAAKYAEEDKKLKELVDAKNSAEALIHGTKKSMTDHADKLEDGEKEKIEAAVKDLEEAILSDDKAKIEEKSKALAESAQKFGEKVYASQQNQSGQNQQAESADANSEKTVDGDVVDAEFEEVNEEKKEEDK; this comes from the coding sequence ATGGCAAAAATTATTGGAATTGATTTAGGAACCACCAACTCTTGCGTATCGGTCATGGAAAGTGGAAAGCCAAAGGTAATCGAGAACTCAGAAGGAAATAGAACAACGCCTTCTATTATCGCTTATCAAGATGGTGGAGAAATTCTGACAGGTGCCCCTGCTAAACGTCAAGCGGTGACAAACCCTAAAAATACCCTTTATGCTGTGAAGCGACTTATCGGAAGACGTTTTGAAGAAGATGAGGTTCAAAAAGATATTAAATTAATGCCATACACCATTGCCAAAGCAGATAACGGTGATGCCTGGGTTGAGGTTAATGGAGAAAAAGTAGCTCCACCTCAAGTCTCAGCTGAAGTTTTAAAAAAAATGAAAACAACAGCAGAAGAATATCTGGGCGAAGAAGTGACAGAGGCAGTTATCACAGTTCCAGCATATTTTAATGACAGCCAAAGACAAGCGACAAAAGATGCTGGACGAATTGCTGGTCTTGAGGTCAAAAGAATTATTAACGAACCAACTGCTGCTGCACTTGCTTTTGGTTTAGACAAACAAGAAGGTGACAGAAAAATTGCTGTTTATGACCTTGGTGGCGGAACATTTGATGTGTCTATCATTGAAATATCAAGCGTAGATGGTGAGCATCAGTTTGAAGTTCTGTCAACGAACGGAGATACTTTTTTAGGTGGTGAAGATTTTGACAATAGAATTATTGACTTCTTGGCTGAAGAATTTAAAAAAGAAAACGGTGTAGACTTAACCCACGATATGCTCGCAAAACAGCGTCTTAAAGAGGCTGCCGAAAAAGCAAAAATTGAACTATCAAGCAGTTCACAGACTGAGGTGAACTTACCGTACATTACTGCTGATGCATCCGGTCCGAAACACTTGGTTGTAAAACTCACTCGCTCAAAATTTGAATCATTAGTTGAAGATTTAATTGAAAGAACTGCTGCGCCCTGTGAGCAAGCAATGCAAGATGCTGGTTTATCCAGCTCAGATATTTCAGATGTCATTCTTGTTGGCGGTCAAACCCGTATGCCAAAAGTGCAAGAAAAAGTTAAGTCGATTTTTAATGTTGACCCAAGAAAAGATGTTAACCCAGATGAGGCTGTTGCAGTCGGCGCTGCAGTTCAGGGTGGTGTCCTCCAGGGAGATGTTAAAGATGTTCTATTGCTGGATGTAACGCCATTAAGCCTTGGTATTGAAACATTAGGTGGTGTTTGCACCAAGCTAATCAAGAAAAATACTACTATTCCAACCAAGGCTTCGCAAGTCTTCTCCACTGCTGAAGATAATCAAAGTGCCGTAACCATCCATGTCCTCCAGGGTGAGAGAGAGATGGCGAGTGGAAATAAGAGTCTTGGGCAATTTAATTTAACAGACATTCCACCAGCTGCCAGAGGAACTCCTCAAATTGAAGTTACATTTGATATTGATGCTAACGGTATATTAAATGTATCAGCAAAAGATAAGGCGACAGGCAAGGAAAATAAAATTACCATTAAGGCCAATAGTGGATTAAGTGAAGAAGAAATTAAGAAAATGGAAGAAGATGCGGCAAAATATGCAGAAGAGGATAAAAAGCTCAAAGAGCTTGTTGATGCAAAAAATTCTGCAGAGGCACTGATCCACGGCACTAAAAAATCAATGACTGATCATGCTGATAAGTTAGAAGATGGTGAAAAAGAAAAAATTGAAGCTGCTGTTAAAGATTTAGAAGAAGCGATCTTATCAGATGATAAAGCCAAAATTGAGGAAAAATCAAAAGCATTGGCCGAGTCAGCACAAAAATTTGGTGAAAAAGTTTATGCCTCTCAGCAAAATCAATCTGGTCAAAATCAACAGGCAGAATCTGCTGATGCAAATTCAGAAAAAACAGTTGATGGTGATGTTGTTGATGCTGAATTTGAAGAAGTAAATGAAGAAAAAAAAGAAGAGGATAAGTAA